The proteins below come from a single Cryptococcus gattii WM276 chromosome D, complete sequence genomic window:
- a CDS encoding RNA polymerase III transcription factor, putative (Similar to SGTC gene model, INSD accession EAL18347.1), whose product MSADFALDPALLDEDGTTVYTPLQDRGSSDSDDLYGESDDEYQDSQPDDVEEPDNDVVFGRLAGLASKTAPGKGKINNAEFQRELELADEEELPASRRSGKTLQKQPRRAHKPSHEVNYLLGQANGAYLVEDYDKAISSFLEVIRLDPYVPAAWVTLSSCYKELGDEEKARQMRFLGAHVDDEGDLWRELAQEFKEIGHLEQSVYCLRKALKCEPDQIDLLWDLGAIYRIQGQKTRGCNVFRAMLQIEPELANNLEFTSTFHPLLVSMNLRGLAAQTARRGFDYQITTYPSPSQRPRVPDASPPMTYENIITLIDDLLALEEYEDALVVVKQGQRWLQGRAEQKGWDTMDDDREYDPPGTIREEVESEGFEMDVGMRHRLALSRIKLDDIHEANIHINFLLSLDVLTHYTYLQELGDALMTRDRWERALDCFAAVQECEELPDDPPLIYKIGVCQWKMGDLEEALEALQWVASEVPDNLEAKLRIANVLEDMGRKAEALDIVTEVIRTRGERGTLSSTIQMQPGVRISKRMLEEQLRSQMQNLWADVQDAERGTMEGEEGALERFVESAGLLIENYRMDRSNFTKNRGMVRVLKSKKYKKTDVDDQAAEMQDRLERTLGLEEIDDDNPYHVFRKTSFYGLSNEEWLTLVVKYCCVLMVRGEEEVAMDILEHVVWSGLFHNRRCEIALRLTIIACAMRLKAYDKIIDSARKLALRSQFLPQPFLIMLAAISTGGSAARAVFTDTSLQNFINRDIRAYDEAVRNGDKGLHYLEGKGRWSANKGKTKGESKGGDGKKGNGKKAKGRKKVDLPIDPDLDEEEEAEDRVYGVEGEIGWGYKPVLPKKFSPYLNVILGQEMLASKAFKGAIFYLTRAYELDPWNPFICLLIAQAYLGRAMTRQSDNKNYQIAQGMVFLSQYRKLSPNSGPGMEEVEYNFGRAFHSIGVPHFAVKHYEKVLDSVQQRMDESMFPEEVRKSSLAWEAAHNLMLLYSMAENMALVKEKSKWLAI is encoded by the exons ATGAGTGCTGATTTCGCCTTAGACCCAGCGCTGTTGGATGAAGATGGTACCACAGTGTATACTCCTCTGCAAGACCGAGGTTCATCTGATAGTGATGACTTGTATGGAGAGTCAGACGACGAATATCAGGATTCTCAACCGGATGATGTTGAAGAGCCGGACAATGATGTTGTTTTTGG ACGATTGGCAGGATTGGCATCAAAAACTGCGCCTGGCAAGGGGAAGATCAACAATGCAGAGTTTCAACGTGAATTAGAATTGGCagacgaagaagaactTCCAGCATCCCGCCGTTCCGGCAAAACATTACAAAAACAA CCTCGAAGAGCACACAAGCCCTCACATGAGGTGAACTATCTACTTGGTCAAGCAAACGGGGCTTATCTGGTCGAAGATTACGATAAAGCCATCTCAAGTTTCCTCGAAGTTATCCGACTCGATCCATATGTACCAGCCGCTTGGGTCACCCTTTCAAGCTGCTACAAGGAGCTtggtgatgaagaaaaaGCCAGACAGATGAGATTTTTGGGTGCACATGTGGATGACGAGGGGGATCTTTGGAGAGAACTGGCGCAAGAGTTTAA AGAGATTGGACATCTGGAACAGAGTGTTTACTGTTTAAGAAAGGCTCTCAAATGTGAGCCTGATCAAATCGATCTCTTGTGGGATCTTGGCGCCATATATCGTATCCAAGGTCAGAAGACTCGT GGATGTAACGTTTTCCGTGCAATGCTACAAATTGAGCCCGAATTGGCGAACAATTTGGAGTTTACCTCCACTTTCCACCCACTCCTTGTCTCAATGAATCTGAGGGGACTAGCAGCGCAGACAGCCAGGAGAGGTTTTGATTATCAAATAACAACCTACCCGTCACCAAGCCAGCGTCCTCGGGTCCCCGATGCTTCGCCGCCTATGACATATGAGAACATAATCACCCTCATAGACGATCTTTTGGCACTGGAGGAGTATGAAGATGCGTTAGTAGTCGTCAAGCAAGGTCAGAGATGGCTACAGGGAAGGGCGGAACAGAAGGGCTGGGATACTATGGATGATGATAGAGAATATGACCCGCCCGGGACGATCAGAGAAGAAGTGGAGAGCGAAGGGTTTGAGATGGATGTGGGCATGAGGCATCGTCTGGCTCTCTCCCGTATAAAATTGGACGATATCCATGAGGCAAAC ATCCACATCAATTTCCTGCTCAGCCTTGACGTGCTCACACATTACACGTATCTCCAGGAATTGGGAGACGCCCTCATGACTCGTGATCGATGGGAGAGAGCTTTGGATTGTTTTGCAGCTGTCCAGGAATGTGAAGAATTACCCGATGATCCACCACTGATATATAAAATCGGTGTCTGTCAGTGGAAGATGGGTGATCTGGAAGAGGCTCTTGAGGCGCTGCAATGGG TGGCAAGTGAAGTGCCAGACAACTTGGAGGCGAAGCTGAGAATAGCAAATGTTTTGGAGGATATGGGTAGAAAGGCCGAAGCTTTGGACATTGTAACGGAAG TCATCCGTACTCGTGGTGAACGTGGCACACTCTCTTCCACCATTCAAATGCAACCAGGCGTAAGGATATCTAAACGCATGCTTGAAGAACAACTTCGTTCGCAGATGCAAAATCTCTGGGCTGATGTTCAAGACGCGGAAAGAGGTACGATGGAGGGCGAGGAAGGGGCGCTCGAGAGGTTTGTGGAGAGTGCAGGCCTGCTGATTGAAAACTATCGAATGGATAGATCGAATTTTACGAAAAATCGA GGTATGGTGAGAGTGCTTAAGAGCAAGAAGTATAAGAAGACGGATGTGGATGATCAAGCTGCCGAAATGCAAGACCGTTTGGAAAGAACCTTGGGAT TGGAAGAGATCGACGATGATAACCCCTACCATGTTTTCCGCAAAACTTCTTTCTATGGCTTGTCCAATGAGGAGTGGCTTACCCTTGTCGTCAAATATTGCTGCGTTTTGATGGTtagaggagaagaggaagtaGCCATGGATATCTTGGAGCACGTCGTTTGGTCGGGGCTATTCCATAATCGGCGTTGTGAGATTGCCTTGAGACTGACTATCATTG CTTGCGCAATGAGACTGAAGGCGTACGACAAGATAATTGATTCGGCCCGAAAACTCGCTCTTCGTTCCCAGTTCCTTCCTCAACCATTCCTCATTATGCTTGCTGCCATTTCGACGGGAGGCTCTGCAGCTCGTGCGGTATTCACCGACACTTCCCTTCAAAATTTCATCAACCGAGACATTAGAGCTTACGACGAGGCGGTAAGGAACGGGGATAAAGGTCTGCACTATTTGGAGGGTAAGGGTAGATGGAGCGCCAATAAAGGGAAGACTAAGGGAGAGAGCAAGGGAGGCGAtggaaagaaaggaaatggaaagaaagccaaagggaggaagaaagTCGATCTCCCGATTGATCCGGATCttgacgaggaagaagaggctgAAGACCGGGTTTATGGTGTAGAAGGGGAGATCGGATGGGGCTATAAACCAGTTTTACCCAAGAAATTCTCGCCTTATCTAAATGTCATATTGGGGCAAGAGATGCTTGCTTCTAAAGCCTTCAAAGGAGCCATCT TCTATTTGACAAGAGCGTACGAACTTGATCCTTGGAACCCCTTCATCTGCCTTCTGATCGCGCAAGCATACCTTGGACGAGCTATGACACGCCAATCTGATAATAAGAATTATCAGATTGCTCAA GGGATGGTCTTCTTATCTCAATATCGCAAACTTTCACCTAATTCGGGCCCGGGGATGGAGGAAGTGGAATATAACTTTGGACGCGCATTTCATTCTATCGGCGTGCCCCATTTTGCAGTGAAGCATTATGAAAAGGTGCTAGACAGTGTGCAGCAGAGGATGGACGAGAGTATGTTCCCGGAG GAGGTCAGGAAATCATCGTTAGCTTGGGAGGCAGCACACAATTTGATGTTGCTATATTCAATGGCAGAGAACATGGCGCTAGTAAAAGAAAAATCGAAATGGCTGGCTATTTAG